The following proteins come from a genomic window of Mucinivorans hirudinis:
- a CDS encoding 4-hydroxythreonine-4-phosphate dehydrogenase has product MKDKIKVGITHGDIGGISYEIIIKALLDTRITDLCTPIVYGSKTAANFYKRTIPDAGNFNFYYTNSVGNLSPKLPNLLICGDDTNLQVEPGVATPLAGQWAIASLNRAIKDLKEGLIDVLVTCPINKKNTKGEDFGFIGHTEYLAAQFDDTEPLMFMISENLRVGLVTMHIPLSEVTSEVTTEKVLEHIRMINRSLIRDFSIVKPKIAVLGLNPHSGDEGLLGMEEIDTIIPALKSAQYENILAYGPFAADGFFGSGAYTKFDAVLAMYHDQGLAPFKAIAFRDGVNFTAGLSAVRTSPAHGVGYDIAGKNVADASPMRAAIYAAMDILRSRRVFDEISANPLPFYPKTENRLGKDANVEDLQL; this is encoded by the coding sequence ATGAAAGATAAAATAAAGGTTGGCATCACACACGGCGACATTGGCGGAATCAGCTACGAGATAATAATCAAAGCCCTCCTAGACACCCGTATAACGGACTTGTGCACACCAATAGTATACGGTTCGAAGACAGCTGCAAATTTTTACAAACGCACAATTCCCGATGCAGGGAACTTCAATTTCTACTACACAAACTCTGTGGGCAACCTCTCGCCCAAGCTGCCTAACTTGCTCATATGCGGCGATGACACGAACCTGCAAGTAGAGCCGGGTGTGGCTACCCCCCTTGCTGGGCAATGGGCAATAGCCTCGCTCAATCGTGCCATTAAGGATTTGAAGGAGGGGCTTATAGACGTTCTTGTAACCTGCCCTATTAATAAAAAAAACACTAAGGGTGAGGATTTTGGCTTTATCGGGCACACCGAGTACCTTGCCGCACAGTTTGACGACACTGAGCCGCTGATGTTTATGATTTCTGAAAATCTTCGCGTCGGATTGGTTACAATGCACATTCCACTATCGGAGGTGACATCGGAGGTTACCACCGAGAAGGTTTTGGAGCATATCCGTATGATTAACCGCTCGCTCATTCGCGATTTCTCTATCGTCAAACCCAAGATTGCTGTTCTGGGGTTAAATCCTCACAGTGGAGACGAAGGGCTGCTTGGAATGGAGGAGATTGACACGATAATTCCGGCTCTTAAGTCGGCTCAGTACGAAAATATTTTGGCGTATGGTCCCTTTGCCGCTGACGGCTTCTTTGGCAGTGGCGCTTACACAAAATTTGATGCCGTACTGGCTATGTACCACGACCAGGGGCTTGCTCCGTTCAAGGCTATTGCTTTTAGGGATGGTGTCAATTTTACTGCCGGATTGTCGGCTGTGCGCACATCGCCCGCTCACGGTGTGGGATATGACATTGCAGGCAAGAATGTTGCAGATGCCTCGCCGATGCGTGCGGCAATATATGCGGCAATGGATATTTTGCGTAGCCGCCGGGTCTTTGATGAGATTTCGGCTAACCCGCTACCGTTCTACCCGAAGACCGAGAATCGACTTGGTAAGGATGCCAACGTGGAGGATTTGCAACTCTGA
- a CDS encoding DEAD-box ATP-dependent RNA helicase CshA has protein sequence MILEEFAELGLSEATLHALQAKGFETPSPIQRLTIPVMMQSEADIIGQAQTGTGKTAAFGLPIIEQLIPQHKTVQALILVPTRELAIQVTDEIQSFRRQGLKVTPIYGGAAIQEQLRRLASGVDIVVGTPGRILDHLGRGTLDLSQLKWLVLDEADEMLNMGFIDDVDEIISYANDKRRIMLFSATMPQRISELAGKYMHNVEHIKVQNKQLANDLTDQIYFEVRESDKFDALTRIIDVEQDFYGIVFCRTKVAVDLVVNNLIERGYAAEGLHGDVSQAMREKILGKFRKRHCSILVATDVAARGIDVSNLTHVVNYSLPQDFESYVHRIGRTGRAGNEGMAITFITPSEYRAFTAMQHQVKTNIRKEQLPSAQDVVEVKKAKIREDIADIITYETYSDYLDMAAEILAGNKPEIALAAMLRLAFKAQLDESNYPEIRRIDVDRRGTVRLFIALGKVDGYRPKMIVDLLKKECNISDRRIDDVKCMDTFSFASIPFEDAEKAIKKLNSIKKLQQDDRPLVSIAKEDTPQNDRPKSAVADRPKRKPSSKPRNR, from the coding sequence ATGATATTAGAAGAATTTGCAGAGCTCGGTCTATCCGAAGCTACTCTGCACGCACTCCAAGCTAAAGGCTTCGAGACACCATCGCCGATTCAGCGTCTCACCATCCCCGTGATGATGCAATCCGAAGCAGATATTATCGGTCAGGCACAGACAGGCACGGGTAAAACTGCCGCGTTCGGACTGCCAATCATAGAACAACTTATCCCTCAACACAAAACAGTTCAAGCACTTATACTCGTCCCGACGCGCGAATTGGCAATTCAGGTCACCGACGAAATTCAATCGTTCCGCCGTCAAGGACTCAAGGTTACCCCCATATACGGCGGTGCCGCTATTCAGGAGCAGCTACGCCGATTGGCAAGCGGCGTTGATATTGTGGTGGGAACGCCCGGACGTATTCTCGACCACTTGGGACGCGGCACGCTCGACCTCTCACAACTCAAATGGTTGGTCTTGGACGAGGCTGACGAGATGCTCAATATGGGTTTTATCGATGACGTGGATGAAATCATAAGCTATGCCAACGACAAGCGCCGCATTATGCTCTTTTCGGCAACAATGCCGCAGCGTATCTCGGAACTTGCAGGAAAGTATATGCACAATGTAGAGCATATAAAAGTGCAGAACAAGCAGTTGGCAAATGACCTTACAGACCAAATTTACTTCGAGGTGCGAGAGAGCGACAAGTTTGATGCCCTCACACGAATAATTGACGTTGAGCAGGATTTTTATGGAATCGTGTTCTGCCGTACGAAAGTAGCCGTAGACTTGGTCGTTAATAACCTCATTGAGAGGGGATATGCTGCCGAGGGACTTCACGGTGATGTGTCGCAGGCAATGCGCGAAAAAATCTTGGGAAAATTCCGCAAACGCCACTGCTCGATATTGGTTGCTACGGATGTTGCGGCACGCGGCATCGACGTGAGCAACCTCACACACGTTGTAAACTACTCACTGCCACAGGATTTTGAGAGCTACGTTCACCGTATCGGGCGCACGGGTCGCGCCGGCAACGAGGGTATGGCAATCACCTTTATCACCCCATCGGAGTATCGCGCCTTCACGGCGATGCAGCATCAAGTTAAGACCAATATACGCAAGGAGCAACTGCCTTCTGCTCAGGATGTTGTGGAGGTCAAAAAGGCAAAGATTCGCGAGGATATTGCCGATATAATCACCTATGAGACCTATAGCGACTACTTGGATATGGCTGCCGAAATACTTGCCGGAAACAAGCCGGAGATTGCTCTTGCGGCAATGTTGCGTTTAGCTTTCAAAGCGCAGCTTGACGAGAGCAACTACCCTGAAATAAGGCGTATAGACGTAGACCGTCGCGGCACGGTGCGCCTATTTATTGCCTTGGGCAAGGTGGATGGTTACCGCCCGAAGATGATTGTGGATTTGTTGAAAAAGGAGTGCAACATATCAGACCGCCGCATTGACGATGTCAAATGTATGGATACATTTTCGTTCGCCTCCATCCCATTCGAGGATGCTGAAAAGGCTATCAAGAAGCTCAACTCCATCAAAAAGTTACAGCAGGACGACCGCCCCTTGGTCTCTATAGCCAAGGAGGATACGCCACAAAATGACCGTCCGAAAAGTGCTGTCGCCGACCGCCCCAAACGCAAACCTTCGTCAAAACCGCGCAATAGATAA
- a CDS encoding ABC transporter, periplasmic spermidine putrescine-binding protein PotD codes for MKKNLLLALVALLLAVFSTACNNNQEKRSSILKVYNWAAYMDESLIPEFEKWYEQQTGEQVKVILQLFDINEVALAKIEKGKEDFDLVCPSDYTIEKMLKADLLLPIDTSYFAATNTPNYIGGVSPFITNALNTLSPAGKKLSDYAVGYMWGTIGVLFNPKFVSAEQASSWAILWDPKFQNKVLMKEAVRDVYGVTLIYANADKIAGGQRTLSEVYNDSSDEAVATVEDYIKRLKTNIAGWETDFGKEMMTQQKAVLNLNWSGDAVWAIEEAANVGVELDYIVPEEGSNVWFDGWVIPKYAQNQKAANYFINFMCRSESAIRNMDEVGYVSAIATEEVLESRIDTTLSETVNLTYFFGEGCDSLYVDGIQYPDIDVIERCAVMHDFGVQTPKIMEMWSRVKGDSLSTTWKITMGAVLVGAIITIYFTMRKKKKSRRKTNKRR; via the coding sequence ATGAAAAAAAATCTGCTTTTAGCTCTCGTAGCTCTGCTTTTGGCTGTTTTTTCGACAGCTTGCAACAACAACCAAGAAAAAAGAAGCTCGATTCTTAAAGTTTACAACTGGGCTGCCTATATGGACGAAAGCCTCATTCCAGAATTTGAAAAGTGGTATGAGCAGCAGACGGGCGAGCAGGTAAAAGTGATTTTGCAACTCTTCGACATCAATGAAGTTGCGCTGGCAAAAATCGAAAAGGGCAAGGAGGATTTCGACCTTGTATGCCCCTCGGACTACACCATCGAAAAGATGCTCAAGGCAGACCTTCTTCTGCCCATCGACACATCATATTTCGCAGCAACCAACACCCCCAACTATATAGGTGGCGTGTCGCCGTTTATTACCAATGCGCTCAACACGCTCAGCCCTGCCGGCAAGAAGCTCTCGGACTACGCTGTGGGCTATATGTGGGGCACTATTGGTGTTCTTTTCAATCCAAAGTTCGTTTCCGCGGAGCAGGCTTCGAGTTGGGCGATTCTGTGGGACCCGAAATTCCAGAACAAAGTCCTGATGAAGGAGGCTGTGCGCGACGTATATGGCGTTACGCTCATCTACGCCAATGCAGACAAAATTGCCGGCGGGCAACGAACTCTTTCTGAGGTCTACAACGACTCTTCGGATGAGGCTGTTGCCACGGTGGAGGATTATATCAAACGACTCAAAACCAACATTGCGGGTTGGGAAACCGACTTTGGCAAGGAGATGATGACTCAGCAAAAGGCGGTTTTGAACCTCAACTGGAGCGGTGATGCGGTTTGGGCTATTGAGGAGGCGGCAAATGTGGGTGTGGAGCTTGACTATATCGTGCCCGAGGAGGGGTCTAATGTTTGGTTCGATGGCTGGGTTATTCCTAAGTATGCTCAGAATCAGAAGGCTGCAAACTATTTTATCAACTTTATGTGCCGTTCAGAGAGTGCAATTCGCAATATGGACGAGGTGGGCTATGTGAGTGCTATTGCCACTGAGGAGGTGTTGGAGTCACGTATAGACACAACGCTGAGCGAAACGGTAAACCTCACCTATTTCTTTGGCGAGGGTTGCGACAGTTTGTATGTGGATGGCATCCAATATCCTGATATTGATGTAATAGAACGATGCGCTGTGATGCACGACTTCGGAGTGCAGACACCCAAGATTATGGAGATGTGGTCGCGGGTGAAGGGTGACAGCCTGAGCACAACGTGGAAGATTACGATGGGTGCGGTGCTTGTTGGGGCGATTATAACCATCTATTTCACAATGCGTAAAAAGAAAAAGAGCCGTCGCAAAACTAATAAAAGGAGGTAA
- a CDS encoding FrrB, with translation MQQDNSTISIAPEVGAQWGGLSVSVWNLITTPKGTGYCETDINVGYTFFDKLYVGVTDYFLSLPGTCYFKNIPDNHSLEAQVSYYFGEEFPLTVSWATMILGNQDRASEENDDIVTYGKRHFSSYFELAYDFNIADWVDMKAVVGGAPFTSPWWLGNEHPGVQLTNVGLRAEKQLFQTKLTGMSVWGTGNYNFAMKKPYFVLGLSFNLGKQ, from the coding sequence GTGCAGCAAGACAACTCAACCATTTCCATTGCGCCCGAGGTGGGTGCACAGTGGGGCGGACTGTCTGTGTCGGTGTGGAATTTGATTACAACTCCTAAGGGGACAGGTTATTGTGAAACAGATATTAACGTTGGTTACACATTCTTCGATAAGCTTTATGTCGGCGTTACCGACTATTTTCTGAGCTTGCCGGGCACCTGTTACTTCAAAAATATTCCGGATAATCACTCTCTCGAAGCGCAAGTCTCATACTATTTCGGCGAGGAATTTCCGTTGACTGTTTCGTGGGCAACAATGATACTCGGCAACCAAGACCGTGCATCGGAGGAAAATGATGACATTGTTACCTATGGCAAACGCCACTTCTCCTCATATTTCGAGTTGGCATATGACTTCAACATTGCCGACTGGGTTGATATGAAAGCTGTTGTGGGTGGTGCGCCATTCACTTCGCCTTGGTGGTTGGGTAACGAGCACCCTGGTGTCCAACTGACCAATGTTGGGCTTCGTGCCGAAAAACAGCTCTTCCAAACAAAACTTACGGGTATGAGCGTTTGGGGTACGGGCAACTACAATTTTGCGATGAAGAAACCCTATTTTGTACTTGGTCTGAGTTTTAATCTGGGAAAACAGTAA
- a CDS encoding Putrescine transport ATP-binding protein PotA has protein sequence MSNNSIISVCGVTKRFGDNLILDNVSLKIDRGEFVTILGPSGCGKTTLLRIIAGFLDVNQGEVKLEGKDLLSIPPHKRPVNTVFQKYALFPHLNVYDNIAFGLKIKRVDGDTIDREVARVLKMTGLSDYEHRDIDSLSGGQQQRVAIARAIVNKPKVLLLDEPLAALDLKMRKDMQMELKQMHRDLGITFIYVTHDQEEALTLSDTIVVMNNGVIQQIGSPTDIYNEPVNSFVADFIGESNIFNGVMLCDKRVKFIDLEFDCVDEGFGDNVLVDVVLRPEDIYIFPANKSAMFSGKVISSIFKGVHNEMVVKTENGFEVVVQDYNHFGVGEEVGLLIKPNDIHVMRKERVCNTFEATVIDETHVEFLGVQFECLSTDGFERGEQILVDVDFDKVEMLDDLDAGLINANVTFILYKGDHYHLTLVTDDKESIWLDTNDVYDDGDMVGIAIAKENIKLKRR, from the coding sequence GTGTCAAACAACTCCATCATCAGTGTATGCGGCGTGACCAAACGTTTTGGCGATAACCTTATTTTAGATAACGTATCTCTAAAAATCGACCGCGGCGAATTTGTAACAATACTCGGTCCTTCGGGGTGTGGTAAAACCACACTCCTGAGGATTATTGCGGGTTTTTTGGACGTGAATCAAGGTGAAGTGAAGCTCGAGGGCAAAGACCTGCTCTCGATACCGCCCCACAAACGCCCCGTTAATACGGTATTCCAGAAGTATGCCCTCTTTCCCCATCTGAATGTCTATGATAATATAGCTTTTGGGTTGAAAATAAAGAGAGTGGACGGTGATACCATTGACCGTGAAGTGGCGCGTGTGTTGAAGATGACGGGGCTGAGCGACTATGAACACCGCGATATTGACTCGCTCTCGGGCGGTCAGCAGCAGCGTGTTGCCATTGCTCGCGCGATTGTCAATAAGCCTAAAGTTCTTCTATTAGACGAACCGCTTGCTGCTTTAGATTTGAAGATGCGCAAGGATATGCAGATGGAACTCAAGCAGATGCACCGCGATTTGGGCATCACCTTCATCTACGTTACCCACGACCAAGAGGAGGCGCTGACTCTGAGCGATACCATAGTGGTGATGAACAACGGCGTTATTCAGCAAATAGGTTCGCCTACGGATATTTACAATGAACCCGTAAACTCTTTTGTTGCGGATTTCATTGGAGAGAGCAATATTTTTAATGGTGTGATGTTGTGCGACAAGCGTGTCAAGTTCATCGACTTGGAGTTCGACTGTGTCGATGAGGGATTTGGCGACAATGTGCTGGTCGATGTGGTACTGCGTCCCGAAGATATCTACATTTTCCCCGCCAACAAGAGCGCGATGTTTAGCGGAAAGGTCATCTCATCCATCTTCAAGGGGGTTCATAATGAGATGGTTGTTAAGACCGAAAATGGTTTTGAGGTTGTCGTTCAGGACTACAACCACTTCGGTGTGGGCGAGGAGGTAGGGCTGCTTATCAAGCCCAACGATATTCACGTTATGCGCAAGGAGCGCGTTTGTAACACATTCGAGGCTACGGTTATAGATGAAACTCACGTTGAGTTTCTCGGTGTTCAATTTGAGTGCCTTTCAACTGACGGATTTGAGAGGGGCGAGCAGATTCTGGTTGATGTAGATTTCGATAAAGTCGAAATGTTGGACGACCTGGACGCAGGGCTAATCAATGCCAACGTCACCTTTATTCTCTACAAAGGAGACCACTATCACTTAACCTTGGTTACGGATGATAAGGAGTCTATATGGTTGGATACTAATGATGTATATGACGATGGCGATATGGTTGGCATTGCCATTGCCAAGGAGAATATCAAACTGAAAAGGAGATGA
- a CDS encoding Spermidine Putrescine ABC transporter permease component PotB, which translates to MRNLLNSRKNWVIPYVAFMAFFIVIPLILIGYYAFMSSSGALTFENFEKFGTNTESLNIFIYSIGIALITTFICIVLGYPAAYILSNNKLTKWQFMIVLFILPMWVNMLIRTLATVALFDFLKIPLGEGALIFGMVYNFIPFMIYPIYNSLTKIDKSLLEAAQDLGATNRAIFTKVIFPLSMPGVLSGVLMVFMPVISTFAISELLTLNNIRLFGSVIQENINNGAWNYGAALSLIMLLIIGFTTFLNNQSSKSESEAGLI; encoded by the coding sequence ATGAGAAATCTACTGAATTCGCGCAAAAACTGGGTGATTCCCTATGTTGCCTTTATGGCTTTTTTCATAGTGATTCCTCTGATTCTTATTGGTTATTATGCCTTTATGAGCAGTAGTGGTGCTTTAACGTTCGAAAATTTTGAGAAATTCGGCACAAACACCGAATCTCTAAATATTTTTATTTACTCCATCGGCATTGCCCTTATTACCACCTTCATATGTATCGTGCTGGGCTATCCCGCGGCATATATTCTGAGCAATAACAAGCTGACCAAGTGGCAGTTTATGATTGTGCTCTTCATCCTGCCGATGTGGGTGAATATGTTGATACGCACGCTTGCGACTGTTGCGCTGTTCGACTTTCTGAAAATTCCGCTGGGCGAGGGTGCTCTGATTTTCGGTATGGTTTACAACTTTATACCGTTTATGATATATCCGATTTATAATTCACTCACCAAGATTGACAAGTCTCTCTTGGAGGCGGCTCAGGATTTGGGGGCAACAAATAGGGCTATTTTTACGAAGGTAATTTTTCCGCTCTCTATGCCCGGAGTCTTGAGTGGCGTGTTGATGGTATTTATGCCCGTGATTTCGACCTTTGCCATTTCCGAACTACTGACACTTAACAATATTCGCCTCTTCGGCTCCGTTATTCAGGAGAATATCAACAATGGAGCGTGGAACTACGGAGCAGCACTTTCGCTCATTATGTTGCTCATCATTGGCTTCACAACCTTTCTGAATAACCAAAGCAGTAAATCGGAAAGCGAAGCCGGCTTGATATAG
- a CDS encoding Spermidine Putrescine ABC transporter permease component potC, translating to MSHKILAKSYLWLLMAMLYAPIIIICIFSFTESKVLGNWTGFSTKLYENLFTGHTSHSLMSALVNTFVIATIAAVCSMFLGTVAAIGIYTIKERRRRVISFFNNIPILNPDIITGISLFLLFVSLGITQGYTTVILAHITFCTPYVVLSVLPRLFSMNNNLYEAALDLGATPFQAVRKVIIPEIRPGMVSGLILSFTLSIDDFAVTLFTKGNEGLETLSTYIYADARKGGLTPELRPLSAIIFLVVLCLLVVMNYRKARQAKKLAIRS from the coding sequence ATGTCCCACAAAATACTCGCAAAAAGCTACTTATGGTTGTTGATGGCGATGCTCTATGCACCCATCATTATCATCTGCATATTCTCCTTTACCGAGTCGAAGGTTCTTGGTAATTGGACGGGTTTTTCTACAAAGCTCTACGAAAACCTCTTCACGGGGCACACAAGTCACAGTTTGATGAGCGCATTGGTCAATACCTTTGTGATTGCTACCATTGCCGCTGTATGCTCTATGTTCCTTGGAACTGTGGCTGCAATAGGTATTTATACAATCAAGGAGCGCCGCCGCCGTGTTATCTCATTTTTTAACAATATTCCGATTCTCAATCCGGATATTATTACCGGTATATCGCTCTTTTTGCTTTTTGTAAGCCTCGGGATAACACAGGGTTACACCACTGTAATCCTTGCTCACATCACATTCTGTACTCCCTATGTGGTGCTGAGTGTGTTGCCGCGCCTATTTTCGATGAACAACAATCTCTACGAGGCTGCCTTGGATTTGGGTGCAACGCCGTTTCAGGCTGTTCGTAAGGTGATCATACCCGAGATTCGCCCCGGTATGGTCAGCGGATTGATACTCTCGTTTACCCTCTCCATCGACGACTTCGCCGTTACCCTCTTCACCAAGGGTAACGAAGGGTTGGAGACGCTCTCGACCTATATCTATGCCGATGCGCGCAAGGGAGGGCTCACACCCGAGCTTCGTCCGCTGTCGGCAATCATTTTCTTGGTGGTTCTCTGCCTGCTCGTTGTGATGAACTATCGCAAGGCGCGGCAGGCTAAAAAGTTGGCTATAAGGAGTTAA
- a CDS encoding Predicted Fe-S oxidoreductase — MQGRRFRSYSEYFRSLFGTRVQKVTIDAGFTCPNRDGTVATGGCTFCLNDAFSPSYCRPEKSITEQINEGIGFHARRYAKSQKFLAYFQSFSNTYKPLCELEKIYSEALQHPEVVGMVIGTRPDCVDQEKLDYFKELSANHYVVIEYGIESVYDDILRDINRGHDFATARRAVEMTAERGIHCGAHFIIGFPGESPRMVLDSADVINSLPLDTVKFHQLQLFKGTEMAREYAQNPDKYHFYSLPNYIDLFIDLLERLRPDLIIERFAGEAPPEFHINHSWGKVRNETLIQLLEKRLEERDTYQGKFFDEKQK; from the coding sequence ATGCAGGGACGACGATTTAGGAGCTATTCGGAATATTTCAGGAGTTTGTTCGGCACACGTGTTCAGAAAGTTACCATAGATGCAGGCTTCACCTGCCCCAATCGTGACGGTACAGTAGCCACGGGTGGTTGCACCTTTTGCCTGAATGATGCCTTTTCGCCGTCCTACTGTCGTCCCGAAAAGTCCATTACCGAGCAGATTAACGAAGGCATAGGCTTCCACGCGCGCCGCTATGCCAAATCTCAGAAGTTTTTAGCCTACTTCCAGAGTTTTTCGAATACCTATAAGCCGCTGTGCGAGCTTGAGAAGATATACTCCGAAGCATTGCAACATCCCGAAGTTGTGGGCATGGTAATCGGCACTCGCCCCGATTGTGTGGATCAAGAGAAGCTCGATTATTTCAAGGAGCTATCAGCAAATCATTATGTGGTAATAGAATATGGTATTGAGTCGGTCTATGATGATATATTGCGGGATATAAATCGCGGGCACGATTTTGCCACGGCGCGTCGTGCGGTGGAGATGACCGCTGAGCGTGGCATCCATTGCGGTGCTCATTTCATTATCGGTTTCCCGGGCGAAAGTCCTCGGATGGTTCTCGATTCGGCAGATGTGATAAATAGCCTGCCTCTGGATACGGTGAAATTTCACCAACTTCAACTCTTCAAAGGGACGGAAATGGCGCGGGAGTATGCACAAAACCCCGATAAATACCATTTTTATAGCCTACCCAATTACATAGACCTCTTTATAGATTTGCTTGAGCGTCTGCGACCCGATTTGATAATTGAGCGATTTGCGGGCGAAGCTCCACCCGAGTTTCATATCAACCACAGCTGGGGCAAGGTTCGCAACGAAACCTTGATTCAGCTTTTGGAAAAACGGCTCGAGGAGCGCGACACATATCAAGGAAAATTTTTTGACGAAAAACAAAAGTAA
- a CDS encoding Transcriptional regulator: protein MSVKSKIQKVYYTMGEVCEMFDLPPSNIRFWEKNFSFIKPKKNAKGNRLFSPDDVEQLKLVYHLIKDKGMTLAGADKYIKDNKVAARKESNVVEILQRVRTSLVDIRNEINALEKHKANEIIIPTIVAEEELAPQKEPPRYIELTLF, encoded by the coding sequence ATGAGCGTGAAGTCTAAAATACAAAAGGTCTATTACACGATGGGTGAGGTTTGCGAGATGTTCGACCTTCCACCCTCTAATATTCGTTTTTGGGAAAAGAACTTTTCGTTCATCAAACCCAAGAAAAATGCCAAGGGCAATCGTCTTTTTTCGCCCGATGATGTGGAGCAGTTGAAGTTGGTCTACCACCTGATTAAGGATAAGGGTATGACCCTCGCCGGAGCTGATAAGTATATAAAAGACAATAAGGTGGCAGCGCGCAAGGAGAGTAATGTTGTGGAGATTTTGCAGCGCGTACGCACGAGTCTTGTCGATATTCGTAACGAAATAAACGCTCTCGAAAAGCATAAAGCGAACGAAATCATAATTCCTACTATTGTAGCCGAAGAGGAGCTTGCCCCACAAAAAGAGCCTCCCCGCTACATCGAATTAACCTTGTTTTAG
- a CDS encoding UPF0135 protein Bsu YqfO, Bsu YqfO NIF3/CutA domain, which produces MRPTHNEIIATLEDFAPLNLQLEWDNSGRQVGTFGDESRGALLTLDVTERSVQRAKELGVNLIISHHPLLFAGLNSITGATATQRVVIEAIRSGISIYSCHTNLDCAIGGVSWAMAHRLNLQNVKPLMDSGLGCIGDLEHSIGVEEFAEVVKRVFSLKVLKINCTDKTFIDKVVVMGGSGSREIEAAMAAGADAMITGDLKYHDYQRPDGKMLLIDVGHFESEIESLDIICTVIQKKYPNFVLHYAKDSFARMV; this is translated from the coding sequence ATGCGCCCTACCCACAACGAAATAATCGCCACCCTCGAAGATTTTGCCCCGCTCAACTTGCAATTAGAGTGGGACAATAGCGGGCGGCAAGTCGGTACTTTCGGCGATGAGTCGAGGGGTGCGTTGCTAACACTTGACGTTACCGAACGGAGCGTGCAAAGGGCTAAAGAGCTGGGTGTAAATCTTATAATATCGCACCATCCGCTTCTATTCGCGGGGTTGAACTCCATCACAGGCGCGACTGCCACCCAGCGTGTTGTCATCGAGGCTATTCGTAGTGGTATCTCTATTTACTCCTGCCACACCAATCTAGACTGCGCAATAGGCGGAGTTTCGTGGGCAATGGCTCATAGACTTAATTTGCAGAATGTCAAGCCTTTGATGGATAGTGGTTTGGGTTGCATAGGTGATTTAGAGCACTCCATAGGCGTTGAGGAGTTTGCAGAGGTTGTCAAGCGTGTGTTCTCGCTAAAAGTTCTCAAAATAAATTGTACGGATAAAACGTTTATAGACAAGGTTGTTGTGATGGGTGGAAGTGGCTCGCGCGAGATTGAGGCGGCGATGGCTGCCGGGGCTGATGCGATGATAACGGGCGATTTGAAATATCACGACTACCAACGCCCAGACGGCAAAATGCTACTCATTGATGTCGGTCACTTCGAGAGTGAAATCGAAAGTTTGGATATTATTTGTACGGTAATTCAAAAAAAATATCCTAACTTTGTGCTCCATTATGCAAAAGATAGTTTTGCGCGAATGGTGTGA
- a CDS encoding RNA polymerase sigma-70 factor (ECF subfamily) — translation MNNEVRSDQVLLDSYLGGNSEAIEMLIERHRRKVYNYILMMVKNRSLADDIFQDTFIKVIQSIERGKYADNGKFVSWVLRIAHNQIIDHFRSLKSGVHVTSDDVGYDILNQSKFSQGNFEDVLMQSQTALQVRGLVDLLPEEQREVVMLRHFVGMSFKEIAEQTNVSINTALGRMRYALINLRKLIEEKELNLV, via the coding sequence ATGAATAACGAAGTTCGGAGCGACCAAGTGTTGCTTGACTCTTATTTGGGAGGTAATAGCGAAGCTATTGAGATGCTCATTGAGCGTCATCGTCGCAAGGTTTATAATTATATATTGATGATGGTGAAAAATCGTTCGTTGGCGGATGATATTTTTCAGGATACTTTCATCAAGGTTATTCAGAGCATAGAGCGGGGCAAGTATGCCGACAACGGCAAGTTTGTTTCGTGGGTTCTCCGTATAGCACATAATCAGATTATCGACCATTTTCGTTCGCTCAAGTCGGGCGTACACGTAACCAGCGATGATGTGGGTTATGATATTTTGAACCAGAGCAAATTTTCGCAAGGTAACTTTGAGGATGTGTTGATGCAGAGCCAAACGGCTCTACAAGTTCGCGGCTTGGTAGATTTGTTGCCCGAAGAGCAGCGCGAGGTGGTTATGTTGCGGCACTTTGTGGGAATGAGTTTCAAGGAGATAGCCGAGCAAACAAACGTAAGTATTAACACGGCTCTGGGTCGTATGCGTTATGCACTTATCAATTTGCGTAAATTGATAGAAGAGAAGGAGTTAAATCTTGTGTAG